AGTACTTCTTCGCCGACCCGCCATACCTGCCCAAATAGCAGTCGTGGCAGGGGTAGAGGAAAATGTTAAAGTGGTCGATCATCTTCGAAAACTTGCCATTCCTGCTGGCAGGAGCGTGGACCACGCTTTCGCTGACGGTCGTCTCGATGATCTTTGCGACCGTCGCTGGGCTGCTTGTGGGGTTGTTGAACATGTTTGGCGGCAGGGTGGTCGGGGCCGTCACGCGCTTCTATATCGAAGTGGTCCGAGGCACGCCCGCGCTGCTCCTGGTCCTGCTTGTGTACTACGCGCTCCCGATTATCGGAGTCAATCTTCCCCAATTCCCGGCAGCTGCAGTCTCGCTCGCAGTATGCTATGCAGCCTACATAGCCGAGGTCTTCAGAGCGGCTGTGGAATCGATCCCCAAGGGACAGTCTGAAGCTGCTTTCTCGCTGGGCATGAACCGGGCGCAGGCACTGCGCCACGTTATCCTCCCGCAGACGTTCCGGCGGGTTCTGCCGCCGCTTGCGAATGAGTTTGCGGCGCTGATCAAGGATACTTCCCTGGTTGCCTTCATCTCCATGGAGGATCTTCTCTTCAAGGCGAAGATCATTGGCGCCCGCACGTACAATATCATGTCACCGCTCATTGGTGCGGCACTCATCTACTTGATCATGACTACCCCGGTCATGCAGTGGTCCCGAAGTCTCGAGAAGAAGGTAGAGTGAGATGGCTGACGATATGACGGCACAGGGAAAGCTGCTCGTTGTCGACGATCTGCACAAGTCGTTCGGCTCTCTCGAAGTCATCAAGGGAGTCAGCTTCGACATGGATTTCAAGGAACGACTGGTGTTGATGGGGCCCTCAGGTTCAGGCAAGAGTACGCTGGTGAGGTGCATCAACTGGATCGAGCCCCCGTCGG
The Coprothermobacter sp. genome window above contains:
- a CDS encoding ABC transporter permease — its product is MLKWSIIFENLPFLLAGAWTTLSLTVVSMIFATVAGLLVGLLNMFGGRVVGAVTRFYIEVVRGTPALLLVLLVYYALPIIGVNLPQFPAAAVSLAVCYAAYIAEVFRAAVESIPKGQSEAAFSLGMNRAQALRHVILPQTFRRVLPPLANEFAALIKDTSLVAFISMEDLLFKAKIIGARTYNIMSPLIGAALIYLIMTTPVMQWSRSLEKKVE